In one Streptomyces marincola genomic region, the following are encoded:
- a CDS encoding 3-isopropylmalate dehydrogenase, producing the protein MARSIDLAVIPGDGIGPEVVAEGLKVLAAALPQDVKLETTEYDLGAARWHATGETLPDAELERLARHDAILLGAIGDPSVPSGVLERGLLLKLRFAFDHFVNLRPSRLFPNTATPLAGRPDIDFVVVREGTEGPYVGNGGSMRTGTPAEVATEVSINTAYGVERVVRDAFERAAARPARKLTLVHKNNVLVHAGHLWKNTVDRVAAEYPQVTTDYLHVDAATIFFVTQPERFDVIVTDNLFGDILTDLAAAVTGGIGLAASGNINPAGTFPSMFEPVHGSAPDIAGTGKADPTATVLSVALLLRHLGHEAEAARVEDAVSADLAARDTASPRTTREIGDDLARRVAG; encoded by the coding sequence ATGGCTCGGAGCATCGATCTCGCAGTGATCCCCGGCGACGGCATCGGCCCTGAGGTGGTGGCCGAGGGACTCAAGGTCCTCGCCGCCGCCCTGCCCCAGGACGTCAAGCTGGAGACGACCGAGTACGACCTCGGGGCCGCGCGCTGGCACGCCACCGGCGAGACCCTTCCCGACGCCGAGCTGGAACGGCTGGCCCGGCACGACGCCATCCTGCTCGGCGCCATCGGCGACCCGTCGGTCCCCTCCGGGGTCCTGGAGCGCGGCCTGCTGCTGAAGCTGCGCTTCGCGTTCGACCACTTCGTCAACCTCAGGCCGAGCCGCCTCTTCCCGAACACGGCCACCCCGCTGGCCGGGCGCCCCGACATCGACTTCGTCGTCGTCCGCGAGGGCACCGAGGGGCCGTACGTCGGCAACGGCGGTTCCATGCGCACCGGCACGCCCGCCGAGGTCGCCACCGAGGTCAGCATCAACACCGCCTACGGCGTGGAGCGCGTCGTGCGCGACGCCTTCGAACGCGCCGCCGCGCGCCCGGCCAGGAAGCTGACCCTGGTCCACAAGAACAACGTCCTGGTGCACGCCGGCCACCTGTGGAAGAACACGGTCGACCGCGTCGCCGCCGAGTACCCGCAGGTCACCACCGACTACCTGCACGTCGACGCGGCCACGATCTTCTTCGTCACGCAGCCGGAGCGCTTCGACGTCATCGTCACCGACAACCTCTTCGGCGACATCCTCACCGACCTGGCCGCCGCCGTCACCGGCGGCATCGGCCTCGCCGCGTCCGGGAACATCAACCCGGCCGGCACGTTCCCGTCGATGTTCGAGCCGGTCCACGGCTCCGCGCCCGACATCGCCGGCACCGGCAAGGCCGACCCCACGGCCACCGTGCTGTCCGTCGCCCTGCTGCTGCGCCACCTCGGCCACGAGGCCGAGGCCGCACGCGTCGAGGACGCGGTCAGCGCCGATCTCGCCGCCCGCGACACCGCCTCGCCCCGCACCACGCGGGAGATCGGTGACGACCTCGCCAGGCGAGTAGCGGGCTAG
- a CDS encoding branched-chain amino acid aminotransferase, whose translation MTTRIPFDLKPAAQPLSDEERAAALANPGFGRYFTDHMVTIRWTEGRGWHDARLQPYAPVPMDPATMVLHYGQEIFEGLKAYRQPDGSVAVFRPEANGRRFQLSARRLAMPELPVDTFVEAIDLLVAQDEAWVPTEGEQSLYLRPFMFATEVGLGINRPANEYLFMIIASPAGAYFPRGIKPVSVWLSQEYVRAAPGGTGEAKCGGNYASAFVAQAEATRQGCDQVVWLDANERRWVEEMGGMNLYFVKGSGDGATISTPALTGTLLPGITRDSLLTIAGDLGYATEETRISTEDWRRGNEDGSLTEVFACGTAAVITPVGSVKSAAAEWTVGDGQPGAITMRLREELLGIQTGTVADRHGWMHRIV comes from the coding sequence ATGACCACCCGCATCCCGTTCGACCTCAAGCCCGCCGCCCAGCCGTTGTCCGACGAGGAGCGCGCCGCCGCGCTCGCCAACCCCGGGTTCGGCCGCTACTTCACCGACCACATGGTCACCATCCGCTGGACGGAGGGCCGCGGCTGGCACGACGCGCGGCTCCAGCCCTACGCGCCCGTCCCGATGGACCCGGCGACCATGGTGCTCCACTACGGGCAGGAGATCTTCGAGGGGCTCAAGGCGTACCGGCAGCCCGACGGTTCCGTCGCGGTCTTCCGCCCGGAGGCCAACGGCCGGCGCTTCCAGCTCTCCGCGCGCCGGCTCGCGATGCCGGAGCTTCCGGTCGACACGTTCGTCGAGGCGATCGACCTGCTCGTCGCCCAGGACGAGGCATGGGTGCCGACGGAGGGGGAGCAGTCGCTCTACCTGCGCCCCTTCATGTTCGCCACCGAGGTGGGCCTCGGCATCAACCGGCCGGCCAACGAGTACCTGTTCATGATCATCGCCTCGCCCGCCGGCGCCTACTTCCCGCGCGGCATCAAGCCCGTCTCCGTCTGGCTCTCCCAGGAGTACGTGCGGGCCGCTCCCGGCGGCACGGGCGAGGCCAAGTGCGGCGGCAACTACGCCTCGGCCTTCGTCGCGCAGGCCGAGGCCACCCGGCAGGGCTGCGACCAGGTGGTCTGGCTGGACGCGAACGAGCGCCGGTGGGTCGAGGAGATGGGAGGAATGAACCTGTACTTCGTCAAGGGCTCGGGCGACGGGGCGACCATCTCGACCCCGGCCCTGACCGGCACGCTCCTGCCCGGCATCACCCGTGACTCGCTGCTGACCATCGCGGGTGACCTCGGCTACGCGACGGAGGAGACCCGCATCTCCACCGAGGACTGGCGGCGCGGGAACGAGGACGGCAGCCTCACCGAGGTCTTCGCCTGCGGCACCGCCGCCGTGATCACGCCCGTCGGCTCGGTGAAGTCGGCCGCCGCCGAATGGACCGTCGGCGACGGGCAGCCCGGCGCGATCACCATGCGGCTGCGGGAGGAACTGCTCGGCATCCAGACGGGAACGGTCGCCGACCGGCACGGATGGATGCACCGCATCGTCTGA
- a CDS encoding roadblock/LC7 domain-containing protein, whose translation MSQAAQNLNWLITSFVENTPGVSHTVVVSADGLLLALSEGFPRDRADQLAAVASGLTSLTAGASRIFEGGAVNQTVVEMERGFLFIMSISDGSSLAVLAHPEADIGLVGYEMALLVDRAGTVLTPDLRAELQGSLLN comes from the coding sequence ATGAGCCAGGCGGCGCAGAACCTGAACTGGTTGATCACCAGTTTTGTGGAGAACACTCCGGGGGTGTCGCACACGGTGGTGGTGTCCGCCGATGGTCTTCTTCTGGCGTTGTCCGAGGGGTTTCCGCGGGATCGTGCCGATCAGTTGGCGGCGGTGGCTTCGGGGCTGACGTCGTTGACGGCTGGTGCGTCGCGGATTTTCGAGGGTGGTGCGGTGAATCAGACGGTGGTGGAGATGGAGCGTGGGTTCCTCTTCATCATGTCGATCTCGGATGGTTCGTCGTTGGCGGTGCTTGCGCATCCGGAGGCCGATATCGGTCTGGTCGGTTACGAGATGGCGCTGCTTGTCGACCGGGCCGGCACGGTCCTGACCCCCGACCTCCGGGCCGAACTCCAGGGAAGTCTGCTTAACTGA
- a CDS encoding aromatic-ring hydroxylase C-terminal domain-containing protein: MRPDGHTAWLRTTDDDHLDGLRQALRHWHGPAAPSAAASTETSP; encoded by the coding sequence ATGCGGCCTGACGGGCACACCGCCTGGCTGCGCACCACCGATGACGACCACCTCGACGGGCTCCGCCAAGCGCTGCGGCACTGGCACGGCCCGGCGGCCCCGTCCGCCGCCGCGTCCACGGAGACGTCGCCCTAG
- a CDS encoding sensor histidine kinase gives MQGRFKREGSAAGDAELSGRNDRSSSAGPALGGDPARKAAGGDQPTQEHAGEDAADSPAPSPAPARPSQAGSRLALRNWRISTRLVSLIALPVVAATILGGLRIQSSLDDIEQLDNMQLLTELTRQTTLLAAALQEERDRSAGPMVSAGNETGEKSDEVAGARERTDDAIRAFSDARLQIDASDEAMRSVEATVVDIGSRLNEISQIRNGAYEDADYVAQTISRYNELIEALHGLSQDMAQATSNTEMIQSTRALATFSAAKEHASIQRAVITAGLARDERSGQSAGLSESDWRYGRTHQQGEDAALDSFALIYGEDRADEMLNPLDGGIANVVEADQYARQVFASLEGIRVEPRSYRDWYDQDRAKIDAMAAIERTLLDEMAAQASALRDDAQRDSFINGAIVLLVLGISLVGAFVVARSMVRSLRRLQDTAQEVARTRLPEVVRRMSEAEPEAVDTSVESVGVHSRDEIGKVAQAFDDVHREAVRLAGEQALLRGNVNAMFTNLSRRSQGLIQRQLSLISELESREADPDQLSSLFKLDHLATRMRRNGENLLVLAGEEPGRRWTRPVPLVDVLRAAASEVEQYERIELSAVPKSEVAGRVVNDLVHLLAELLENATSFSSPQTKVKVTGHALPDGRVLVEIHDTGIGLSPEDLAEINDRLANPPTVDVSVSRRMGLFVVGRLSLRHNIRIQLRPSDSGGTTALVMLPADVANGAGRPRPGASAPGGPQAATAQRGPATAQGGGPGPDTAELPGWNRSLERTAEQQSRGQVGGGQRRPALPSRPVGSAGPGADSGAQPGAEQPAGAPQQPLAPQAGAPAPPQPARERPAEQGRRHEAGEPQPPRVPQQPQSPAQPQQPLPGGPQGGRPSWAAGPEDSGRIPALGDPADEFRGHDESESTGERARPGYLGAEGPGHTPAPSGPSGAPAASSSAASSAASMSSAFGHRRSRQRQQPPEETSEFAFPGQDGHESAHRPPYAQTHHDTGEYPQYQQAPDRHPQEPAASDAYGEPPAEHLGYQGQAPQAPPPHRPDELRDPLPAALPERGSERTPIFEEMESTWFGLRRAPVPPPAPAQEQAAPPQPAAAPAPLPVREPEPVPQAGASYAQPGHDPEAQGDPGAPWRPSPNDERWRRAEQLRQPSAGGVTTSGLPRRVPRANLMAGAAQSQAQAAPAGPQVSRRPDDVRGRLTNLRRGIQQGRQAGSAAGRTDQGYGPTYQ, from the coding sequence GTGCAGGGACGTTTCAAGAGGGAAGGCAGCGCTGCGGGGGATGCGGAGCTGAGCGGCAGAAACGACCGCAGCTCCTCCGCGGGGCCTGCCCTGGGCGGCGACCCGGCGCGCAAGGCGGCGGGTGGTGATCAGCCGACCCAGGAGCACGCGGGCGAGGACGCCGCGGACTCCCCGGCTCCATCACCGGCACCCGCCCGCCCGAGCCAGGCGGGCTCAAGGCTCGCGCTGCGCAACTGGCGGATCAGCACCAGACTGGTCTCCCTGATCGCGCTCCCCGTGGTGGCCGCGACCATCCTCGGCGGGCTGCGCATCCAGAGTTCGCTCGACGACATCGAGCAGCTGGACAACATGCAGCTGCTCACCGAGCTGACCCGGCAGACCACGCTGCTCGCCGCCGCGCTCCAGGAGGAGCGCGACCGTTCCGCAGGCCCGATGGTCAGCGCGGGGAACGAGACCGGCGAGAAGAGCGACGAGGTCGCGGGCGCGCGGGAGCGCACCGACGACGCGATCCGCGCGTTCAGCGACGCGCGGCTCCAGATCGACGCCAGCGACGAGGCCATGCGCAGCGTCGAGGCCACGGTCGTCGACATCGGCAGCCGGCTGAACGAGATCAGCCAGATCCGCAACGGCGCCTACGAGGACGCGGACTACGTCGCCCAGACCATCAGCCGCTACAACGAGCTGATCGAGGCGCTGCACGGCCTGTCGCAGGACATGGCGCAGGCCACGAGCAACACCGAGATGATCCAGAGCACGCGCGCCCTGGCCACGTTCTCCGCGGCCAAGGAGCACGCCTCCATCCAGCGCGCCGTGATCACCGCGGGTCTGGCCAGGGACGAGAGGAGCGGCCAGTCCGCCGGGCTGTCCGAGAGCGACTGGCGCTACGGCCGCACCCACCAGCAGGGTGAGGACGCCGCCCTCGACAGCTTCGCCCTCATCTACGGCGAGGACCGGGCCGACGAGATGCTCAACCCGCTCGACGGCGGCATCGCCAACGTCGTCGAGGCCGACCAGTACGCCCGCCAGGTCTTCGCCTCCCTTGAGGGCATCCGCGTCGAGCCCCGCTCCTACCGCGACTGGTACGACCAGGACCGGGCCAAGATCGACGCGATGGCCGCCATCGAGCGCACCCTGCTCGACGAGATGGCGGCGCAGGCCAGTGCCCTGCGCGACGACGCCCAGCGCGACTCGTTCATCAACGGCGCGATCGTCCTCCTCGTGCTCGGCATCTCGCTGGTCGGCGCGTTCGTCGTGGCCCGCTCCATGGTCCGCTCGCTGCGCAGGCTCCAGGACACCGCCCAGGAAGTGGCCCGCACGCGGCTGCCCGAGGTCGTCCGGCGCATGTCCGAGGCGGAGCCCGAGGCGGTCGACACCTCGGTCGAGTCCGTCGGTGTCCACAGCCGCGACGAGATCGGCAAGGTGGCGCAGGCGTTCGACGACGTCCACCGCGAGGCCGTCCGCCTCGCCGGTGAGCAGGCGCTGCTGCGGGGCAACGTCAACGCGATGTTCACCAACCTCTCGCGCCGCAGCCAGGGCCTCATCCAGCGCCAGCTGTCCCTCATCTCCGAGCTCGAATCCCGCGAGGCGGACCCCGACCAGCTCTCCTCGCTGTTCAAGCTCGACCACCTCGCGACCCGCATGCGCCGCAACGGCGAGAACCTGCTGGTGCTCGCGGGCGAGGAGCCGGGCCGCCGGTGGACGCGGCCGGTCCCGCTCGTCGACGTCCTGCGCGCCGCCGCCTCCGAGGTGGAGCAGTACGAACGCATCGAGCTGAGCGCCGTGCCCAAGTCGGAGGTCGCGGGGCGGGTCGTCAACGACCTCGTGCACCTCCTGGCCGAGCTGCTGGAGAACGCGACCTCGTTCTCCTCCCCCCAGACGAAGGTGAAGGTCACCGGTCACGCCCTGCCCGACGGGCGGGTGCTGGTCGAGATCCACGACACCGGCATCGGCCTGTCGCCCGAGGACCTCGCGGAGATCAACGACCGCCTCGCCAACCCGCCGACGGTCGACGTGTCCGTCTCCCGGCGCATGGGCCTGTTCGTGGTCGGCCGCCTCTCCCTCCGGCACAACATCAGGATCCAGCTGCGCCCCTCGGACTCCGGCGGCACGACCGCGCTGGTCATGCTGCCCGCCGACGTCGCGAACGGCGCCGGCAGGCCGAGGCCGGGCGCGAGCGCGCCGGGCGGGCCGCAGGCCGCGACCGCGCAGCGCGGCCCGGCCACCGCGCAGGGCGGCGGCCCCGGCCCCGACACGGCGGAACTGCCGGGCTGGAACCGCAGCCTGGAGCGCACCGCGGAACAGCAGTCCCGCGGCCAGGTCGGCGGCGGACAGCGGCGCCCGGCGCTGCCCTCCCGGCCCGTCGGAAGCGCGGGCCCGGGCGCCGACTCCGGCGCGCAACCCGGCGCCGAGCAGCCCGCCGGCGCTCCGCAGCAGCCCCTCGCGCCCCAGGCGGGCGCGCCCGCGCCCCCGCAACCGGCACGGGAGCGCCCGGCCGAGCAGGGGCGGCGGCACGAGGCCGGCGAGCCCCAGCCGCCCCGCGTTCCCCAGCAGCCGCAGAGTCCCGCGCAGCCGCAGCAGCCCCTGCCCGGCGGGCCGCAGGGCGGTCGGCCGAGCTGGGCCGCGGGACCCGAGGACAGCGGGCGAATACCCGCACTCGGAGACCCCGCGGACGAGTTCCGCGGCCACGACGAGTCCGAGTCCACCGGCGAGCGCGCCAGGCCCGGCTACCTGGGCGCCGAAGGGCCGGGCCACACCCCGGCGCCCTCGGGCCCCTCCGGCGCCCCGGCCGCTTCCTCCTCCGCCGCGTCCTCCGCCGCCTCCATGTCCTCGGCCTTCGGGCACCGCAGGTCAAGGCAGCGGCAGCAGCCGCCCGAGGAGACCTCGGAGTTCGCGTTCCCCGGGCAGGACGGGCACGAGTCCGCGCACCGGCCGCCCTACGCGCAGACGCACCATGACACCGGCGAGTACCCCCAGTACCAGCAGGCGCCCGACCGGCACCCGCAGGAGCCGGCGGCGTCCGACGCGTACGGGGAGCCGCCCGCGGAGCACCTGGGCTACCAGGGGCAGGCCCCGCAGGCCCCGCCGCCCCACCGGCCCGACGAACTGCGGGACCCGCTGCCCGCGGCCCTGCCGGAACGCGGTTCGGAACGCACTCCGATCTTCGAGGAGATGGAGTCGACGTGGTTCGGGCTGCGCCGTGCACCCGTGCCGCCGCCCGCGCCCGCGCAGGAACAGGCCGCCCCGCCGCAGCCCGCGGCGGCACCCGCCCCGCTCCCCGTCCGGGAGCCGGAGCCCGTGCCGCAGGCCGGCGCGTCCTACGCGCAGCCGGGCCACGACCCCGAGGCCCAGGGCGACCCCGGCGCGCCGTGGCGCCCGTCGCCCAACGACGAACGCTGGCGCCGGGCCGAGCAGCTCCGCCAGCCGAGCGCCGGCGGCGTCACGACCTCCGGCCTGCCGCGACGCGTGCCGCGCGCCAACCTGATGGCGGGCGCGGCCCAGTCGCAGGCGCAGGCCGCGCCCGCGGGGCCGCAGGTCTCCCGGCGGCCCGACGACGTGCGCGGCCGCCTGACCAACCTCCGCCGGGGTATTCAGCAGGGACGCCAGGCCGGTTCCGCGGCCGGCCGTACGGACCAGGGCTACGGCCCCACTTACCAGTAG
- a CDS encoding acyl-CoA carboxylase subunit beta — protein MTDHALTDSPETAAATDTRGRVAELRAIREEAWAGPSERATAAQHEKGKLTARERIALLLDEDSFQEVGALRRHRATGFGLEAKRPYTDGVVTGWGTVHGRTVFVYAHDFRIFGGALGEAHAAKIHKIMDMALAAGAPLVSLNDGAGARIQEGVSALAGYGGIFQRNTRASGVIPQISVMLGPCAGGAAYSPALTDFVFMVRDTAQMFITGPDVVQAVTGEQVTQNGLGGAEVHAGTSGVAHFAYDDEETCLEEVRYLLTLLPSNNRENPPSVPAKDPADRRCDALVDLVPVDGNRPYDMRAVIEELVDDGEYLEVHERWAGNIICALARLDGQVVGVVANQPQSLAGVLDISASEKAARFVQMCDAFNIPIVTLLDVPGFLPGVDQEHGGIIRHGAKLLYAYCNATVPRISLVLRKAYGGAYIVMDSQSIGADVTLAWPTNEIAVMGAEGAANVIFRRQIAAAEDPDAMRARMVKEYKTELMHPYYAAERGLVDDVIDPAETREVLIGALAMLRTKHADLPARKHGNPPQ, from the coding sequence ATGACCGATCACGCTCTGACGGATTCACCCGAGACGGCCGCCGCCACCGACACCCGCGGCCGTGTCGCCGAGTTGCGTGCGATTCGTGAGGAGGCGTGGGCGGGCCCGTCGGAGCGGGCGACGGCCGCGCAGCACGAGAAGGGCAAGCTGACGGCGCGCGAGCGCATCGCGCTGCTGCTCGACGAGGACTCCTTCCAGGAAGTGGGGGCGCTGCGGCGGCACCGCGCGACCGGCTTCGGTCTTGAGGCGAAGCGGCCTTACACCGACGGGGTGGTGACGGGCTGGGGGACGGTGCACGGGCGGACCGTGTTCGTCTACGCGCACGACTTCCGCATCTTCGGCGGCGCGCTGGGCGAGGCCCACGCCGCGAAGATCCACAAGATCATGGACATGGCGCTGGCCGCGGGCGCGCCGCTGGTCTCGCTGAACGACGGCGCCGGCGCGCGCATCCAGGAGGGCGTCTCCGCGCTCGCCGGGTACGGCGGCATCTTCCAGCGCAACACCCGGGCCTCCGGGGTCATTCCGCAGATCTCCGTCATGCTCGGCCCGTGCGCGGGCGGCGCGGCCTACTCGCCGGCGCTCACCGATTTCGTGTTCATGGTGCGGGACACGGCCCAGATGTTCATCACCGGCCCCGATGTCGTGCAGGCGGTCACCGGCGAGCAGGTCACGCAGAACGGCCTGGGCGGCGCCGAGGTGCACGCCGGGACCTCGGGCGTGGCGCACTTCGCGTACGACGACGAGGAGACCTGCCTTGAGGAGGTCCGCTACCTGCTGACCCTGCTGCCCTCGAACAACCGGGAGAACCCGCCCTCGGTGCCCGCCAAGGACCCGGCGGACCGGCGGTGCGACGCGCTGGTCGACCTCGTGCCCGTCGACGGCAACCGGCCCTACGACATGCGTGCCGTGATCGAGGAGCTGGTGGACGACGGGGAGTACCTGGAGGTCCACGAGCGCTGGGCGGGGAACATCATCTGCGCGCTGGCGCGGCTGGACGGGCAGGTGGTGGGCGTGGTGGCCAACCAGCCCCAGTCCCTCGCCGGAGTGCTCGACATCTCCGCCTCGGAGAAGGCGGCGCGGTTCGTCCAGATGTGCGACGCGTTCAACATCCCGATCGTGACCCTGCTCGACGTGCCGGGCTTCCTGCCGGGCGTCGACCAGGAGCACGGCGGGATCATCAGGCACGGGGCCAAGCTGCTGTACGCCTACTGCAACGCGACCGTGCCGCGGATCTCGCTGGTGCTGCGCAAGGCGTACGGCGGGGCGTACATCGTGATGGACTCCCAGTCGATCGGCGCGGACGTCACCCTGGCCTGGCCGACGAACGAGATCGCGGTGATGGGCGCCGAGGGCGCGGCGAACGTGATCTTCCGCCGGCAGATCGCGGCGGCGGAGGACCCCGACGCGATGCGGGCGCGCATGGTCAAGGAGTACAAGACCGAGCTGATGCACCCGTACTACGCGGCCGAGCGCGGGCTGGTCGACGACGTGATCGACCCGGCGGAGACCCGCGAGGTCCTCATCGGCGCCCTGGCGATGCTGCGGACCAAGCACGCCGACCTGCCGGCCCGCAAGCACGGCAACCCGCCGCAGTGA
- a CDS encoding acyl-CoA carboxylase subunit epsilon, with the protein MSPETITGPHLVRVEKGRASDEELAAVTALLMARAARRPEQDAAPGRSSAPWRRFERARAYRAPHSWQG; encoded by the coding sequence ATGAGCCCCGAGACGATCACCGGCCCGCACCTGGTCCGGGTGGAGAAGGGCCGGGCCAGCGACGAGGAACTGGCCGCGGTGACCGCCCTGCTGATGGCCCGTGCCGCGCGCCGCCCGGAGCAGGACGCCGCCCCGGGGCGCAGCTCGGCGCCGTGGCGCCGGTTCGAGCGCGCCCGCGCCTACCGGGCGCCGCACAGCTGGCAGGGCTGA
- the cimA gene encoding citramalate synthase, with amino-acid sequence MTTDDPGPWEPADAFHVFDTTLRDGAQREGINLTVGDKLTIARHLDEFGVGFIEGGWPGANPRDTEFFRRAREEIDFRNARLVAFGATRRAGTDVADDPQVRALLDSGASVVTLVAKSHERHVRLALRTTPEENLAMVRDTVAHLRAHGRRVFVDCEHFFDGYAADPGYALDVVRAAHGAGADVVVLCDTNGGMLPARIGAVVGDVVAGTGARIGIHAQDDTGCAVANTLAAVDAGATHVQCTANGYGERVGNANLFPVVAALELKYDRRVLPPGALAEMTRISHAIAEVVNLTPATHQPYVGISAFAHKAGLHASAIKVDPDLYQHIDPELVGNSMRMLVSDMAGRASVELKGRELGYDLDDRDLVGRIVERVKEREQRGFTYEAADASFELLLREAVHGGPQRFFRLESWRAITDQRADGSVDNEATVRLWAKGERVLASGEGNGPVNALDRALRSGLERTFPQLARIQLLDYKVRILEGRHGTQSTTRVLITTGDGTAEWSTVGVADNVIAASWQALDDAYTYGLLRAGLRPGD; translated from the coding sequence ATGACGACGGACGATCCGGGCCCCTGGGAGCCCGCCGACGCCTTCCACGTGTTCGACACCACGCTGCGCGACGGCGCGCAGCGCGAGGGCATCAACCTCACCGTGGGCGACAAGCTGACGATCGCCCGCCACCTCGACGAGTTCGGGGTCGGTTTCATCGAGGGCGGCTGGCCGGGCGCCAACCCCAGGGACACCGAGTTCTTCCGGCGCGCCCGCGAGGAGATCGACTTCCGCAACGCCCGCCTCGTCGCGTTCGGCGCCACCCGCAGGGCCGGGACCGACGTCGCGGACGACCCCCAGGTGCGGGCGCTGCTCGACTCGGGGGCCTCCGTGGTCACGCTGGTCGCCAAGTCCCACGAGCGCCACGTGCGCCTGGCGTTGCGCACCACGCCGGAGGAGAACCTGGCGATGGTCCGCGACACGGTCGCGCACCTGCGGGCGCACGGCAGGCGCGTGTTCGTCGACTGCGAGCACTTCTTCGACGGCTACGCGGCCGACCCCGGCTACGCACTGGACGTCGTGCGCGCGGCGCACGGGGCGGGTGCGGACGTCGTCGTGCTGTGCGACACCAACGGCGGGATGCTGCCCGCGCGCATCGGCGCGGTCGTCGGGGACGTGGTCGCGGGGACGGGCGCGCGCATCGGCATCCACGCCCAGGACGACACCGGCTGCGCCGTCGCCAACACCCTGGCGGCCGTCGACGCGGGCGCCACGCACGTCCAGTGCACGGCCAACGGCTACGGGGAGCGGGTCGGCAACGCCAACCTCTTCCCCGTCGTCGCCGCCCTTGAGCTGAAGTACGACCGCAGGGTGCTGCCGCCGGGAGCGCTGGCGGAGATGACCCGCATCTCCCACGCCATCGCCGAGGTCGTCAACCTCACGCCGGCCACGCACCAGCCCTACGTGGGAATCTCCGCCTTCGCCCACAAGGCCGGCCTGCACGCGTCCGCGATCAAGGTCGACCCGGACCTGTACCAGCACATCGACCCCGAACTCGTCGGCAACTCCATGCGCATGCTGGTCTCCGACATGGCGGGCCGGGCCTCCGTGGAGCTGAAGGGCAGGGAGCTCGGGTACGACCTCGACGACCGCGACCTGGTCGGCCGGATCGTCGAGCGGGTCAAGGAGCGCGAGCAGCGGGGCTTCACCTACGAGGCGGCCGACGCGTCGTTCGAACTGCTGCTGCGCGAGGCCGTGCACGGCGGCCCGCAGCGCTTCTTCCGCCTGGAGTCGTGGCGCGCGATCACCGACCAGCGCGCCGACGGCTCGGTCGACAACGAGGCCACCGTGCGGCTGTGGGCCAAGGGGGAGCGCGTCCTGGCCAGCGGTGAGGGCAACGGCCCCGTCAACGCCCTCGACCGCGCCCTGCGCTCCGGCCTCGAACGGACGTTCCCGCAGCTGGCGCGCATCCAGTTGCTGGACTACAAGGTCCGCATCCTGGAGGGCAGGCACGGCACCCAGTCGACCACCCGGGTCCTGATCACCACGGGGGACGGCACCGCCGAGTGGTCCACGGTGGGGGTCGCGGACAACGTCATCGCGGCCTCCTGGCAGGCGCTCGACGACGCGTACACCTACGGCCTGCTGCGCGCGGGCCTGCGGCCCGGCGACTGA
- a CDS encoding PadR family transcriptional regulator, whose translation MAKRKISNTLALAVLGLLQAQPMHPYEMAATLRERHKDSSFKVDSGSLYDTVEALVRHGWIEPVETVPDSRQPERTVYATTELGQSEFVRWVDELLRTPVAEYPRFMAAVSYLGALGPDLAAEALAERAGRLARRIEETSAVPADTVGSGAVPRLFMIEVECALHAWEAELAWTRRTIDEIRDGSLLWPEAERTEQGWTWSAPSDRKGSTR comes from the coding sequence ATGGCGAAGCGAAAGATCTCCAACACACTGGCGCTGGCCGTGCTCGGTCTGCTGCAAGCACAGCCGATGCACCCGTATGAGATGGCCGCCACCCTGCGGGAACGGCACAAGGACAGCAGCTTCAAGGTCGACTCCGGGTCGCTGTACGACACGGTCGAGGCACTGGTCCGGCACGGCTGGATCGAGCCGGTGGAGACGGTGCCCGACAGCAGGCAGCCCGAGCGCACCGTGTACGCGACGACCGAGCTGGGCCAGAGCGAGTTCGTCCGCTGGGTCGACGAGCTCCTCCGCACGCCCGTCGCGGAGTACCCGAGATTCATGGCCGCGGTGTCCTACCTCGGCGCGCTCGGCCCTGACCTGGCGGCGGAGGCACTGGCGGAACGGGCCGGGCGTCTGGCCCGGCGGATCGAGGAGACGAGCGCGGTGCCGGCCGACACGGTCGGCTCCGGCGCGGTCCCCCGGCTGTTCATGATCGAGGTCGAGTGCGCGCTGCACGCCTGGGAGGCCGAACTGGCCTGGACCCGGCGGACCATCGACGAGATCCGCGACGGCAGCCTGCTCTGGCCCGAGGCCGAGCGAACCGAACAGGGCTGGACCTGGTCCGCCCCCTCGGACCGGAAGGGAAGCACCCGATGA